From a single Collibacillus ludicampi genomic region:
- a CDS encoding aldo/keto reductase: MEETLRALDDLQAQGKILYPAVSNWAAWQIAKALGISAKEQLARFELIQPMYNLVKRQAEVEILPLAVSEQLGVISYSPLGGGLLTGKYGVNKRPEQGRLVEDKRYKDRYADEMNFIVADRFNAYAAKHGIHPATLAVAWVMSHPAITAPIIGARNLEQLEDSLAAIDVDMTPQWRDEILLLLRLQRTVQKRYCRCGHASITGLSSGHPYVPAFHV; this comes from the coding sequence ATGGAAGAAACACTTCGTGCACTTGATGACCTTCAAGCGCAAGGTAAGATTCTCTATCCAGCGGTAAGCAATTGGGCAGCCTGGCAAATTGCCAAGGCATTAGGAATTTCTGCAAAAGAACAACTTGCTCGATTTGAATTAATACAACCAATGTATAACTTGGTGAAACGTCAAGCTGAGGTCGAAATTTTGCCCCTCGCCGTTTCCGAACAACTTGGAGTCATTTCCTATAGTCCTTTAGGAGGCGGACTCCTTACAGGAAAATATGGGGTGAATAAACGACCAGAGCAAGGACGGTTGGTTGAAGATAAAAGATATAAGGATCGCTATGCGGATGAAATGAATTTTATTGTAGCTGACCGATTTAACGCCTATGCTGCGAAACATGGCATACACCCCGCAACGCTTGCAGTTGCCTGGGTGATGTCCCATCCTGCAATTACAGCACCTATTATCGGGGCAAGAAATTTAGAACAGCTTGAGGATTCGCTCGCTGCTATCGATGTGGATATGACTCCACAATGGCGTGATGAAATATTGTTACTCCTGCGCCTGCAACGGACCGTACAGAAACGCTACTGCCGATGTGGACATGCCTCCATAACTGGATTGTCCAGCGGACACCCTTACGTGCCCGCTTTTCATGTCTAA